One genomic window of Undibacterium cyanobacteriorum includes the following:
- a CDS encoding LPS-assembly protein LptD, with protein sequence MFAKTVLAGLFCSAFASVSAQESLMKQEPANASEQDPLKVSKTLSSGNKKKQAPAKAADPSTIPTLIKALTISGQPEQLIELQDQVEVLRGETKLTADRASYQQTEDKVEASGNIQLTRGEDCYTGQLLRYVMETGVGYVTKPTYYLARNNGQGKAERIDFAGEERSTITNGTYSTCQGLDPDWYLKADTLNLDTGLDTGVAGKSVLYFKGVPIIATPSWLDFSFPLSGARHSGLLPPIVGHSNKGGVEFGLPYYFNIAPNRDLTVRPKMIARRGLQLGLEGRYLGETYLGETAIEGISDKLTETTRYAINSTHTQKLSPQAVFSWNLNRASDNDYPADFSNSTTKTAQRLLLREVGLDYYGGIWNASLRSTSYQVLQDPTAPITLPYERLPQLSFHAGQNDVMGFDWSVDAMATRFWHPSFIRGNRAVINPQVSLPWIQPAFFVVPKMSFHATQYQLEDPTTSLTSSYQRSVPSVSLDTGVVFERATKFFGKSMVQTLEPRLFYVNTPYRDQSKLPLFDTAAADFNFAQIFSENRFTGHDRIGDSNQVTAGLVSRFLEEDGIERFKFALGQRFYFNTQRVSLDGKTNPSRSDILIAGSGQLSSSLSAEAALQVSQSDRQSVRSSYGIHWEPAEKKLLNLQYQFQRDVLKQIEVSGQWPISYRWYAVGKSNYSLLNRKLVEGLAGLEYRADCWALRFVAHRFATTRLNNNSGFAIQLELTGLARLGFGSNPVETLKKSISGYRPSSDNE encoded by the coding sequence ATGTTTGCAAAAACGGTTTTGGCAGGTTTATTCTGTTCAGCCTTTGCTTCCGTATCGGCGCAAGAGTCGCTGATGAAGCAAGAGCCTGCGAATGCGAGTGAGCAAGATCCTCTAAAAGTCAGTAAAACACTTTCTTCGGGCAATAAAAAGAAGCAAGCCCCCGCTAAAGCGGCTGATCCATCGACCATTCCGACGTTGATAAAGGCGCTGACTATTTCAGGTCAACCCGAGCAATTGATTGAATTGCAAGATCAAGTCGAAGTGCTGCGTGGAGAGACCAAGTTAACGGCAGATCGTGCAAGTTATCAGCAAACTGAAGACAAGGTGGAAGCCTCAGGCAATATTCAATTGACCCGTGGCGAAGATTGTTACACCGGACAATTGCTGCGTTATGTGATGGAAACTGGGGTGGGCTACGTCACGAAGCCGACCTACTATCTGGCTCGTAACAACGGACAGGGAAAAGCCGAGCGTATCGATTTCGCTGGCGAAGAGCGTTCCACCATTACCAACGGCACCTATAGTACTTGCCAAGGTTTGGACCCTGATTGGTACCTTAAGGCCGACACGTTGAATTTAGATACGGGCCTCGATACCGGCGTCGCTGGAAAATCAGTGCTGTATTTCAAAGGGGTGCCGATTATCGCGACCCCGTCGTGGTTAGATTTTAGTTTTCCTTTATCTGGCGCGCGTCATTCAGGCTTGTTGCCGCCGATTGTGGGGCACTCGAACAAGGGCGGTGTTGAATTTGGTCTGCCTTATTACTTCAATATCGCACCGAATCGTGATTTGACGGTGCGACCTAAGATGATTGCGCGACGTGGCTTACAACTTGGCCTCGAAGGACGCTACCTCGGTGAAACCTATCTCGGTGAAACGGCTATTGAAGGGATCTCCGATAAATTGACCGAAACCACGCGTTATGCGATCAATTCGACGCATACACAAAAATTGAGTCCGCAAGCGGTATTCTCGTGGAACTTGAATCGCGCCTCTGACAATGATTATCCAGCCGATTTCTCCAACTCAACCACCAAAACCGCGCAGCGCTTGTTACTGCGCGAAGTTGGATTAGATTACTACGGTGGCATTTGGAATGCCTCTTTGCGTTCTACCAGCTATCAAGTATTGCAAGATCCAACCGCACCCATTACCTTGCCCTACGAACGTCTGCCGCAGTTGAGTTTTCATGCGGGACAAAACGATGTGATGGGCTTCGACTGGTCGGTTGATGCGATGGCTACGCGTTTTTGGCACCCGAGTTTCATTCGCGGTAATCGTGCGGTGATCAATCCTCAAGTCTCTTTGCCGTGGATACAGCCTGCATTTTTCGTGGTGCCGAAGATGTCCTTCCATGCCACGCAGTATCAGTTAGAAGATCCAACAACTAGCCTCACTTCGAGCTATCAACGTTCGGTGCCGAGCGTGTCTTTAGATACAGGCGTGGTGTTCGAGAGAGCGACTAAGTTTTTTGGCAAATCCATGGTGCAAACTTTGGAACCGCGTTTGTTCTACGTGAATACGCCGTATCGAGATCAAAGTAAGCTGCCTTTGTTTGATACTGCAGCGGCTGACTTTAATTTCGCCCAGATTTTTAGTGAGAATCGGTTTACCGGACACGATCGCATTGGCGATTCGAATCAAGTCACCGCAGGTTTGGTGTCGCGCTTCCTCGAAGAAGATGGTATCGAACGCTTCAAGTTTGCATTGGGACAGCGCTTTTATTTCAATACCCAGCGCGTGAGCCTGGATGGTAAGACGAATCCAAGCCGTTCCGATATCTTGATTGCGGGGAGCGGGCAATTGTCGTCAAGTTTGAGTGCTGAGGCCGCCTTGCAAGTAAGTCAGAGTGATCGACAATCAGTGCGTTCAAGTTACGGTATTCATTGGGAACCCGCTGAGAAAAAACTGCTGAACTTGCAGTATCAATTCCAGCGTGATGTTTTAAAGCAGATCGAAGTGTCGGGGCAATGGCCAATATCGTATCGCTGGTATGCGGTTGGTAAGAGTAACTATTCTCTGTTGAATCGCAAGTTGGTCGAAGGATTGGCTGGCTTGGAATATCGTGCCGATTGCTGGGCTTTACGTTTTGTAGCGCATCGTTTTGCGACGACACGCTTGAACAATAACTCTGGTTTTGCAATTCAGTTGGAATTGACCGGTTTGGCGCGTTTGGGTTTCGGCTCGAACCCAGTGGAAACCTTGAAGAAGTCCATTTCAGGATATCGCCCGAGTAGCGATAATGAATGA
- a CDS encoding DUF6348 family protein: MEANSLNPTLSELLRGHNVAHEESGGWLAPYGQLPAIRANWYPKDGSGVLQIDVLLQDKRIIEECFAGFGEGERAIADAFQNFCVNSFHVMLAAFWNIKDENQVTIEAWEIGAKHYTAYIGNFGRRCIDDCPPEPPTQLFMEWENAIKSEVAQEKMQDTSWFRFYFGDIRGDQIFEALKENQVWGAGLTALKSMHWEKSQEFYSVRNFMILKERVSERPGTIKRFLSSLSSGFRHKFGHQQ, encoded by the coding sequence ATGGAAGCGAACAGCCTCAACCCGACTCTGTCGGAACTCTTACGTGGACACAATGTAGCGCACGAAGAGTCAGGCGGATGGCTGGCTCCGTATGGCCAATTGCCGGCAATCCGCGCTAACTGGTACCCCAAAGACGGCAGTGGCGTTCTTCAAATCGACGTACTTTTACAAGACAAGCGTATCATCGAAGAATGCTTTGCTGGCTTTGGAGAAGGCGAACGCGCAATCGCGGATGCCTTCCAAAACTTCTGCGTCAATTCTTTCCACGTGATGTTGGCGGCCTTCTGGAACATCAAAGATGAGAATCAGGTCACCATCGAAGCTTGGGAAATAGGCGCGAAACACTATACCGCCTACATCGGCAATTTTGGTCGCAGATGTATCGATGACTGCCCTCCTGAACCGCCGACACAGCTGTTTATGGAGTGGGAAAACGCCATCAAATCTGAGGTCGCCCAAGAAAAGATGCAGGATACATCCTGGTTCAGATTTTATTTCGGAGACATACGCGGTGATCAAATCTTTGAGGCACTCAAAGAAAATCAGGTGTGGGGCGCTGGTTTAACCGCTCTCAAATCGATGCACTGGGAAAAGTCGCAAGAATTTTATAGTGTGCGCAATTTCATGATCTTAAAGGAACGCGTCAGTGAGAGGCCGGGAACGATTAAGAGATTTTTGTCGTCATTATCGTCCGGCTTCAGGCACAAATTCGGACACCAACAGTGA
- a CDS encoding aminoglycoside phosphotransferase family protein, with protein MSDLNNLTPSNDDQRLVALKQWLHTLDSTKLDLQSMRPASADASFRRYFRINATDTDSTYIVMDAPQPAEDVKPFIKVAELFQSLHLTVPQVLAKEIDQGFLLLTDLGTTMYSHVLNNDTAHKLYMDAIDSLVLMQSQSQADVLPEYDRAFMQRELMIFPEWYITKHRGYTLNDTQTASLNKVFDAILANVMAQPQVFVHRDYHSRNLMLMDKGNPGILDFQGALYGPLTYDLVSLLRDAYVQWDEEMVLDWAIRYWEKAKKAGLPVAPDIDSFYRDFEYMGLQRHLKILGIFARLAHRDGKPHYLDDIPTVMDYVRKTANRYSELIPLLRLLDVIEDSAPQFGYTF; from the coding sequence ATGTCTGACCTCAACAATCTCACGCCTAGCAATGACGATCAACGCTTAGTCGCCCTCAAGCAATGGCTACACACATTGGATAGCACCAAACTGGACTTGCAAAGCATGCGTCCCGCCTCCGCCGATGCCAGCTTCCGCCGTTACTTCCGCATCAATGCTACCGATACAGACAGCACTTACATCGTCATGGATGCGCCGCAACCGGCAGAGGATGTCAAACCTTTCATCAAGGTCGCAGAACTTTTTCAATCTCTGCATTTAACAGTACCGCAAGTACTGGCAAAGGAGATTGATCAGGGATTTCTGTTATTGACGGATCTCGGCACCACCATGTATTCGCACGTGCTCAATAATGACACCGCACATAAACTCTACATGGATGCGATCGACTCCTTGGTCTTAATGCAATCGCAAAGCCAAGCCGATGTCTTGCCCGAATATGATCGCGCTTTCATGCAGCGCGAATTGATGATCTTCCCCGAATGGTATATCACCAAACATCGTGGCTACACTTTAAATGACACGCAAACGGCTAGCTTGAATAAAGTCTTCGACGCGATCTTGGCCAACGTGATGGCGCAGCCGCAAGTGTTCGTGCATCGTGATTACCACTCACGCAATCTAATGTTGATGGACAAAGGCAATCCGGGCATCCTCGATTTCCAAGGTGCTTTGTACGGACCGTTGACGTATGACTTGGTCTCGCTGTTGCGCGACGCCTATGTGCAATGGGATGAAGAAATGGTGCTCGATTGGGCCATTCGTTACTGGGAAAAAGCCAAAAAAGCGGGCTTGCCAGTCGCCCCCGATATCGACAGCTTCTACCGTGATTTCGAATACATGGGCTTGCAGCGCCATCTGAAAATCCTCGGCATCTTCGCCCGCCTCGCCCACCGCGATGGCAAGCCGCACTATCTCGACGACATTCCAACCGTGATGGATTACGTACGCAAAACAGCGAATCGCTATAGCGAATTAATTCCACTGTTGCGTTTGCTCGATGTGATCGAAGATAGCGCGCCGCAGTTTGGTTATACGTTCTGA
- a CDS encoding FAD-dependent monooxygenase: protein MQAPAPSSAASPMTTTSSHPSHYRFVICGAGPVGQALALELHRGGVVANEILLIDAKNAEQVSKDARTIALSHGSQQLLERWHASPQNATAIREIHVSRRRHFGRTLIHAQDYSLPALGYVVRYGDIINPLERSLTQADLQVLRPQLVAAIHNADDEADVVRIALAGRDDITADCVIQAEGGIFSDQVQRQQHRDYQQSAVIAHVNCAHPIAHRAFERFTEEGPIALLPQDAGYSLVWCCRPERANSLQQLDDVAFLQALQTAFGDRVGQFTAASPRFVFTLGLNAQADASRRTVKIGNAAQTLHPVAGQGLNLGLRDAFVLAQHLLRDPVEIGIEKFMQTQEHDRQRTIKITDGMARLFAASADGSALQTVLGLGLSAVDLLSPLKRELAEQMMFGRR from the coding sequence ATGCAAGCTCCCGCTCCATCCTCTGCAGCTTCACCGATGACGACCACGTCGTCCCATCCATCACATTATCGTTTTGTGATTTGCGGTGCCGGCCCGGTGGGACAAGCCTTGGCTTTGGAGTTACATCGTGGCGGCGTGGTGGCAAATGAGATTTTGCTGATCGATGCCAAGAACGCCGAGCAAGTGAGCAAAGATGCGCGCACCATTGCGCTCTCACATGGAAGTCAGCAATTACTAGAACGCTGGCATGCCTCGCCGCAGAATGCTACCGCGATTCGCGAAATTCATGTGAGTCGTCGCCGTCATTTCGGCCGCACACTGATCCATGCACAAGATTACAGCTTGCCAGCTTTGGGATATGTGGTTCGTTATGGCGACATCATCAACCCATTAGAGCGCAGCTTGACTCAAGCGGACCTCCAAGTACTAAGACCACAACTGGTCGCCGCGATTCACAATGCTGATGACGAGGCAGACGTAGTGCGCATTGCCCTTGCAGGCCGCGACGACATCACCGCTGATTGTGTGATTCAAGCAGAAGGCGGTATCTTCAGCGACCAAGTGCAGCGGCAACAACATCGCGACTATCAACAAAGTGCCGTGATTGCTCACGTCAATTGCGCTCACCCGATCGCCCATCGCGCTTTTGAGCGCTTTACCGAAGAAGGCCCGATCGCTTTGTTGCCGCAAGACGCTGGTTACTCATTGGTGTGGTGCTGCCGCCCTGAGCGCGCCAACAGTTTGCAGCAACTCGACGATGTCGCTTTTCTACAAGCCTTACAGACCGCCTTTGGTGATCGCGTGGGACAGTTCACAGCGGCCTCGCCCCGCTTCGTGTTTACCTTGGGTTTGAACGCACAAGCGGATGCGAGTCGTCGCACCGTGAAAATTGGCAACGCTGCGCAAACCCTGCATCCGGTGGCTGGGCAAGGCTTGAACTTAGGCTTGCGCGACGCTTTTGTCTTGGCTCAGCATTTGCTGCGCGATCCGGTCGAGATCGGCATTGAAAAATTCATGCAAACCCAAGAGCATGATCGTCAACGCACGATTAAAATCACCGACGGCATGGCACGACTATTTGCCGCCAGCGCCGACGGCAGTGCTTTGCAAACGGTGTTGGGACTGGGACTCAGCGCGGTTGATCTGCTATCGCCGTTGAAGCGAGAACTGGCTGAACAAATGATGTTTGGGCGACGTTGA
- the murU gene encoding N-acetylmuramate alpha-1-phosphate uridylyltransferase MurU — translation MKAMILAAGRGERMRPLTDTCPKPLLKVRGRPLIVWHILNLVKAGFIEIVINHAHLGQMIEDTLGDGSKYGAKISYSAEGTALETAGGIAKALPLLSPNGVDPFLVVSGDIYIPHFNFADCRGVLEDNDMWGNPHPLDKRDVAWLYMVKNPDFHPQGDFVLNLMGLKNKSSEKESSATFANIGVYRPELFKDITPGTHAKLGPLLRDLADRGQLGGELYRGEWHNLGTPDQLAALNAPLRAAPSNTAH, via the coding sequence ATGAAAGCAATGATATTGGCTGCTGGTCGTGGCGAGCGTATGCGTCCTTTGACTGACACTTGCCCGAAGCCGCTCCTCAAAGTGCGTGGTCGTCCTTTGATCGTTTGGCACATTTTAAATTTAGTGAAGGCGGGCTTCATTGAGATCGTCATCAATCATGCGCACCTCGGCCAGATGATTGAAGACACGCTCGGTGATGGCAGTAAGTATGGCGCAAAGATTAGTTATTCCGCGGAAGGCACCGCCTTAGAAACCGCTGGCGGTATCGCCAAAGCCTTGCCACTACTTTCGCCGAATGGTGTTGATCCATTTTTGGTTGTGTCGGGTGACATTTACATTCCGCACTTTAATTTTGCGGATTGCCGCGGCGTGCTCGAGGACAATGATATGTGGGGCAATCCACATCCTTTGGATAAGCGCGATGTGGCATGGCTGTATATGGTCAAGAATCCTGATTTTCATCCACAAGGCGATTTTGTCTTGAACTTGATGGGTCTCAAGAACAAGAGTTCTGAGAAAGAAAGCAGCGCGACGTTTGCGAATATTGGCGTGTATCGTCCCGAATTGTTTAAAGACATAACGCCAGGCACCCACGCGAAACTCGGCCCGCTCTTGCGTGACTTGGCCGATCGTGGGCAGCTTGGTGGTGAACTTTATCGCGGCGAATGGCATAACCTCGGCACGCCAGATCAATTGGCGGCATTGAATGCGCCTTTGCGTGCCGCGCCATCGAATACCGCACATTGA